The genomic stretch TGTTGATTAACTTTGGTAGTAGTCTAGCTAGAAATGAGGGAATTCAATTTTTATTCACTAATACGGAAAAGTAATTTTTACATTATCGGATTGCTTAAGCAATAATTACAAGTAATTATTATAAAAAAGTAAGATTAATAACTTAAAAAAATAAGACATGTCACGTAATACAACAAGTTAGAATAATATTGATAGCATTAAAATTATTTGCACCATTAATATATAGGTAAATATGAAAATTTATACTTCTTCCGTCCcaaattatctattatttttttcttttacacGCCCTTAAGAAAATATTGAACAGGAAAGGGCTTTGACTATTTTAACCTTATTTATGTATTAAGATATATTCTCTCTTTGTTTAATACTTAGTCATAATTAAGATATTTGTAGTCTTCAAGAACAATTAATATTAAGGGtagaatacaaaaaaaaaaacccagCATGATCCTaacaggtggggtctggggagggtagtctgtacgtagaccttacccctacctaatgcaggtagagagactatttccaatagaccctcggctcaggaagggtaagaagaaaaagaggaaagcaaggaaggaagaaagaaggaagagaaaagaaaaaaagggagagataaagaataagtagtaccaaataatagcaacagggaatacaatacctgaggcaaataaaatcacataacgtaataaaaatctaagaatatgaaggGACTTGCATGATACTAAGACTATTGGTGAACAACCAAAAACTACCCactaaccttctaccttaatcctcgacctccacgaTCTCCACACcgtcctatcaagggtcatgtcctcagtgagcTGAAGCAGCACCATGTCctgtctaatcacctctccccagtacttcttaggcctacctcgacctcttctcaaactctccatggccaacctctcacacctcctgacaGGAGCATCAATACTTCTTCTCTtaacatgtccgaaccatctcagcATCGACTCCCACATCTTATCCTCCACGGAGGCTACTCCCACTCTGTCCTGGATAGCTTCATTCTTAATCCTATCTGTCCTGGTACACCCAcatatccatctcaacatcctcatctctgctactttcatcttctgcacgtggaagttcttgactggccaacactcagccccatacaacatagccggTCGAACCACCACTCTATAAAACTTATCTTTAAGTCTTGGCGGCACATTCTAATCACATAAAACATCGGAAGCAAgcttccacttcatccatcccgcTCCGATGTGATGTGCGACATCTTCGTCAATATCCCCATTACCTTGGATAATAGACCCAAGATACTTAAAACTCGCTCTCTTGGGGATAACTTGAGCATCAAGATTAACCTCTACGTTTATCTTATGGGTCCCGTCACTGaatttgcactccaagtattctgtctttGTTCTACTAAGTTTGAAACTTTTAGACTCCATggtttgtctccaaacctccaacttCGCGATAACTCCGCTCTGTGTTTCATCAATCAACACTATATCatcggcaaatagcatgcaccaaaGCACCCCCCCTTGGATGTGTCGCGACAGTACATCCATCGTCAAGgcaaataaaaatgggctaagagGCAATCCCTGATCCTCACCCGAGTCTTAGCATCATTATCACACCTCCTTCTTACCTACACCCCCCgagaagggagtatataagggagtttttccaatcaaaggacaatcgaaacgggatttttttatttatttcagagtcgccacttgggagatttatggtgtcccaagtcaccgaatcgaggaaaatatgactctgtttaacagtctgcgaaccagaaatccgagtaaggaattctgttaacccgggagaaagtgtgtTGGGCACtaccgaattccgtggttctagcatgatcgcttaacaatttatacttggcctaattatctgacttattacacattttaaacttaTTGCGTATTTTTAACTTTTATTACCACTTTTAActtgattatttgtaattatagaattgtcttgaaacgaatcacgcgtacgtatattcgttttattttattttttatgtaaggaatcatgtcacgcgtacg from Nicotiana sylvestris chromosome 12, ASM39365v2, whole genome shotgun sequence encodes the following:
- the LOC138883637 gene encoding uncharacterized protein, producing MKVAEMRMLRWICGCTRTDRIKNEAIQDRVGVASVEDKMWESMLRWFGHVKRRSIDAPVRRCERLAMESLRRGRGRPKKYWGEVIRQDMVLLQLTEDMTLDRTVWRSWRSRIKVEGHYLIVN
- the LOC138883638 gene encoding uncharacterized protein → MDVLSRHIQGGVLWCMLFADDIVLIDETQSGVIAKLEVWRQTMESKSFKLSRTKTEYLECKFSDGTHKINVEVNLDAQVIPKRASFKYLGSIIQGNGDIDEDVAHHIGAGWMKWKLASDVLCD